From Bacillus basilensis, a single genomic window includes:
- the exsF gene encoding exosporium protein ExsF has translation MYSSDCEFTKIDCEAKPASSLPAFGFAFNASAPQFASLFTPLLLPSVSPNPNITVPVINDTVSVGDGIRILRAGIYQISYTLTISLDNAPVAPEAGRFFLSLNTPANIIPGSGTAVRSNVIGTGEVDVSSGVILINLNPGDLVQIVPVELIGTVDIRAAALTVAQIS, from the coding sequence ATGTACTCTTCTGATTGCGAATTTACGAAAATCGATTGCGAGGCAAAACCGGCTAGTTCACTACCTGCCTTCGGTTTTGCTTTCAACGCTTCTGCACCTCAGTTCGCTTCACTATTTACACCATTACTATTACCTAGTGTAAGTCCAAACCCCAATATTACTGTTCCTGTAATAAATGATACAGTAAGTGTTGGAGATGGTATCCGAATTCTACGAGCTGGTATTTATCAAATCAGTTATACATTAACAATTAGTCTTGATAACGCACCTGTTGCACCAGAAGCTGGTCGTTTCTTCTTATCATTAAATACACCAGCTAACATTATTCCTGGATCAGGTACAGCGGTTCGTTCTAACGTTATTGGTACTGGTGAAGTAGACGTATCCAGTGGTGTTATTCTTATTAACTTAAACCCTGGTGACTTAGTTCAAATTGTACCAGTTGAATTGATTGGAACTGTAGACATCCGTGCGGCAGCATTAACAGTTGCACAAATTAGCTAG
- a CDS encoding ATP-dependent helicase, whose protein sequence is MTQEKFSQKSLTHADIPRATYHIPKTSTHLIMEEDADAAYFRALEQQNVFLNEKQLEAVRTTEGPVLTLAGAGSGKTSVLTTRVGYLVNVKQVHPRNILLLTFTQKAAEEIRNRVANLPGMNHAASSYVVAGTFHSVFLKLLRSQGYNQQILANEKHKQIMIKKILKELRLKDDYDAETMLAMISLEKNKLNRPKDVKAKTPVEQEFKEVYERFEEVKQRYNYIDFDDILLETYYMLENNAPLLTQLQQRFHYIEVDEFQDTSYAQYEIVKLLASPRNNLFIAGDDDQAIYGWRGASHQIILSFPKEFDNTTIIALNTNYRSNPFIVGLGNEVIKLNQERFDKELYSVREEGVQPFYARPATTLDEANQILQLIQEKVDSGERNYKDFCLLYRTHSVSRSLLDQLTIHKIPFIKHGASQSFYEHSLIKPVLDHLRLVIEPFRLESLSNILPTMYIGRDDCISFIEREQWKYGEGRFPSLLHFLLLNPSLKPFQVKKVNERIDFIKFIKELEPKKALKEIIHGKGKYLEYLQSNDRSSFTMHKDIQEEMLEELIESANRFTDIPAYLQFIGEAIQGQKEMEALKTMPQKDAVSLMSIHNAKGLEFPCVFLLGASDGILPHTSSLKDANDRVTETSEALEEERRLLYVAITRAKEELYISSPQFFRGKKLDISRFLYTVRKDLSEKTSTK, encoded by the coding sequence ATGACACAAGAAAAATTTTCACAAAAATCATTAACGCACGCTGATATTCCACGTGCAACATATCATATTCCGAAAACATCTACCCATTTAATTATGGAAGAAGATGCAGATGCGGCGTATTTCCGCGCGCTCGAACAGCAAAATGTATTTTTAAACGAAAAACAGTTAGAGGCCGTCCGAACGACAGAAGGTCCTGTTCTTACATTGGCTGGTGCTGGAAGCGGAAAAACATCTGTTTTAACAACCCGCGTAGGTTATTTAGTAAATGTAAAACAAGTTCATCCGCGAAATATTTTATTGCTTACATTTACACAAAAAGCGGCTGAAGAAATCCGAAATCGTGTAGCGAATTTACCGGGTATGAATCATGCGGCAAGTAGCTACGTTGTTGCTGGTACGTTCCACTCTGTCTTTTTAAAATTGCTTCGTAGTCAAGGATATAATCAGCAAATTTTAGCAAACGAAAAACATAAACAAATTATGATAAAGAAAATTTTAAAAGAGTTACGTTTAAAAGATGATTATGATGCTGAAACGATGCTCGCGATGATTTCACTTGAGAAAAACAAATTGAATCGTCCGAAAGATGTAAAAGCAAAAACACCCGTTGAACAAGAATTTAAAGAAGTATATGAGCGTTTTGAAGAAGTGAAACAACGATATAATTATATCGATTTCGATGACATCTTATTAGAAACATATTATATGTTAGAAAATAATGCTCCTTTGCTTACTCAATTACAACAACGTTTCCACTATATTGAAGTAGATGAGTTCCAAGATACATCGTATGCACAATATGAAATTGTAAAATTGTTAGCTTCGCCAAGAAATAATTTGTTTATCGCAGGTGATGACGACCAGGCGATATATGGCTGGCGAGGAGCAAGTCACCAAATTATTTTATCTTTTCCAAAAGAATTTGATAACACTACGATTATCGCACTTAATACGAATTATCGATCCAATCCTTTTATCGTCGGACTTGGAAATGAAGTTATCAAACTAAATCAAGAGCGTTTTGATAAAGAGCTATATTCTGTGCGCGAAGAAGGTGTACAACCTTTTTACGCAAGACCGGCTACGACTCTTGATGAAGCAAACCAAATTTTACAGCTCATTCAAGAAAAGGTAGATAGCGGTGAACGAAACTATAAAGATTTTTGTTTACTGTATCGCACACATTCTGTAAGCCGTTCGTTACTCGATCAGCTTACAATTCATAAAATCCCATTTATTAAGCACGGTGCGAGTCAGTCATTTTATGAACATTCTTTAATTAAGCCTGTATTAGACCATTTAAGACTGGTGATTGAGCCGTTTCGATTAGAATCCCTTTCAAACATATTGCCAACGATGTATATCGGGCGTGATGATTGTATTTCATTTATTGAACGTGAACAATGGAAATATGGTGAAGGTCGTTTTCCTTCTCTTCTTCATTTCTTACTATTAAATCCAAGCTTGAAGCCTTTTCAAGTGAAAAAGGTAAATGAGCGTATCGATTTTATTAAATTTATTAAAGAATTAGAACCGAAAAAAGCATTAAAAGAAATTATTCATGGTAAAGGAAAGTATTTAGAGTACTTACAAAGTAACGATCGTTCTTCCTTTACGATGCATAAAGATATACAAGAAGAAATGTTAGAAGAATTAATAGAGTCCGCAAATCGTTTCACCGATATTCCAGCTTATTTACAATTTATTGGTGAAGCAATTCAAGGTCAAAAGGAAATGGAAGCATTAAAAACAATGCCGCAAAAAGATGCTGTTTCGCTTATGTCTATCCATAACGCAAAAGGCCTTGAATTTCCATGCGTCTTTTTACTTGGAGCGAGCGATGGTATTCTACCCCATACTTCTTCTTTAAAAGATGCAAATGATCGTGTTACAGAGACTTCTGAAGCGTTAGAAGAAGAACGCCGACTACTTTATGTCGCAATTACACGTGCGAAAGAAGAACTTTACATTTCCTCTCCGCAATTTTTCAGAGGAAAAAAATTAGATATATCTCGTTTTTTATATACAGTGCGAAAAGATTTATCTGAAAAGACATCCACTAAATAA
- a CDS encoding GNAT family N-acetyltransferase: MHAQIVQTDEQLRDAFSVRKQVFVNEQQVSAEEEYDEFEETSIHVVIYDNDIPVGAGRFRTLDGMGKMERICVLASHRKKGIGKIVMDALEAHAKEHSLPKLKLHAQTHAEDFYKKLGYVTNSDVFMEANIPHIVMIKEL, translated from the coding sequence TTGCACGCACAGATCGTACAAACAGACGAACAACTAAGAGATGCATTCTCTGTACGTAAGCAAGTATTTGTGAATGAACAACAAGTTTCTGCCGAAGAAGAGTATGATGAGTTTGAAGAAACTTCGATACACGTTGTTATATACGATAATGATATTCCCGTTGGTGCTGGTCGTTTTCGCACCCTCGATGGAATGGGAAAAATGGAGCGCATTTGCGTACTAGCTTCCCATCGTAAAAAAGGCATTGGAAAAATTGTTATGGATGCACTTGAAGCACATGCGAAGGAACACTCGCTACCAAAATTGAAGCTCCATGCCCAAACACATGCTGAAGACTTCTATAAAAAACTTGGATATGTAACGAATTCTGATGTATTTATGGAAGCAAATATTCCTCACATCGTTATGATAAAAGAATTATAA
- the cotY gene encoding spore coat protein CotY, with protein MSCNCNEDHHHHDCDFNCVSNVVRFIHELQECATTTCGSGCEVPFLGAHNTASVANTRPFILYTKTGDPFQAFAPSGSLTSCRTPIFRVESIDDDDCAVLRALTVVLGDGSPVPIDNDPICTFLNVPNARLISTSICLTVDLSCFCAIQCLRDVTI; from the coding sequence ATGAGCTGCAATTGTAACGAAGACCATCATCACCATGATTGTGATTTCAACTGTGTATCAAATGTCGTTCGTTTTATACATGAATTACAAGAATGCGCAACTACAACATGCGGATCTGGTTGCGAAGTTCCATTTTTAGGAGCACATAACACTGCATCAGTAGCGAATACACGTCCTTTTATTTTATACACAAAAACTGGAGATCCTTTTCAAGCATTTGCACCATCAGGAAGTCTTACTAGCTGTAGAACTCCAATTTTCCGTGTTGAAAGCATTGATGATGATGATTGTGCTGTGTTACGTGCATTAACTGTAGTACTGGGTGATGGTTCCCCTGTCCCAATTGATAACGATCCAATTTGTACGTTTTTAAATGTACCAAATGCAAGGTTAATATCGACATCTATTTGCCTTACTGTTGATTTAAGCTGCTTCTGCGCTATTCAATGCTTGCGTGATGTTACAATTTAA